A genomic region of Dreissena polymorpha isolate Duluth1 chromosome 4, UMN_Dpol_1.0, whole genome shotgun sequence contains the following coding sequences:
- the LOC127879612 gene encoding LOW QUALITY PROTEIN: GH3 domain-containing protein-like (The sequence of the model RefSeq protein was modified relative to this genomic sequence to represent the inferred CDS: substituted 1 base at 1 genomic stop codon) — protein sequence MVFSAVDRYLSVTSVSWLGWYKRKKLEEATRDVKKAQHETLMQRIQENADTEYGKRFKFDQIKDRNDFVKHHPLTRYSHYEPYVERMMKGETNILTKDQPVIFAVTSGTSGKSAIIPMIKKQRDTFFTQGISIVYDCMRQAFPKQSSSQKDMKFFYTPQMRMADCGIPIGPNSSSPANSKRILSMYSTPKAGYEIITEPEAMYVHLLFGLKDKNLGIVEANFASLVYAACRSMDKNWDLLVKDIESGKVSETLKIEDNIRKELNRSMSPDPKRAEELRSAKMNGMMGLAKRVWPKLNFVMTADSGTFEMYGHRLRDLHFKDVPXYSPLYAASEGLLGINIWPLERPSRYLLAPYSMFFEFIPVETAEEENPATLFMDQVEVDKTYELVITNPSGLYRYRFGDVVTVVGHHNTCPVIEFQYRQGQFLNVRAEKTSENTFYHALSASLRRSGVKMVDYCCAESVIVDQIESGKSSSTPCYHVFVELEKGETTNIQIPIDEELKSISYIYASFRRKGSISPIKVYIVRPGTFTELRTYMIENTTGSPNQYKVPRVLRKPDAVKFLMDRVDSCLL from the exons ATGGTGTTCAGCGCAGTAGATCGATACTTGAGTGTGACCTCTGTCAGTTGGCTGGGCTGGTACAAGCGCAAGAAGCTAGAGGAGGCCACACGAGATGTCAAGAAAGCTCAGCATGAAACGCTCATGCAACGGATACAAGAAAATGCTGACACTGAATATGGCAAGAGGTTCAAATTTGATCAGATCAAAGATCGCAATGACTTTGTCAAGCATCATCCATTGACAAG GTATAGCCATTATGAGCCATATGTTGAGAGAATGATGAAAGGGGAGACAAACATTCTTACCAAAGATCAGCCGGTCATCTTTGCCGTCACCTCTGGCACCTCAGGAAAAAGCGCCATCATTCCAATGATCAAAAAGCAACGGGATACGTTCTTCACTCAAGGAATAAGCATTGTATACGACTGTATGAGGCAAGCCTTCCCAAAACAGAGTAGCTCACAGAAAGATATGAAGTTCTTCTACACGCCACAAATGCGAATGGCTGATTGTGGAATTCCAATTGGTCCCAACTCTTCGTCTCCAGCCAACTCGAAGCGTATCTTGAGCATGTATTCAACTCCGAAGGCAGGGTATGAAATCATAACTGAGCCCGAGGCTATGTATGTGCACTTGTTGTTTGGCCTGAAAGACAAGAACCTGGGAATAGTGGAGGCTAACTTTGCATCTTTGGTCTATGCTGCATGCAGGTCAATGGATAAGAATTGGGACTTATTAGTAAAGGACATTGAGTCAGGTAAAGTCAGTGAAACGCTGAAAATTGAGGATAATATTAGGAAAGAATTGAACCGGTCAATGTCACCTGATCCTAAACGGGCTGAGGAACTACGAAGTGCAAAAATGAACGGAATGATGGGACTGGCAAAAAGAGTCTGGCCAAAGCTCAACTTTGTCATGACGGCAGATTCAGGGACGTTTGAAATGTATGGTCACCGCTTGAGAGATCTACATTTCAAAGATGTACCATAGTATTCACCTCTCTACGCCGCCTCTGAGGGGCTTTTGGGCATCAATATTTGGCCCCTGGAGAGACCAAGTCGCTATCTACTCGCTCCATATTCCATGTTCTTTGAGTTCATTCCCGTGGAGACGGCTGAGGAGGAAAATCCAGCTACTTTGTTTATGGATCag GTGGAGGTGGACAAGACGTATGAGCTGGTGATCACCAACCCTAGCGGCCTCTATCGCTACAGGTTCGGGGATGTTGTAACGGTCGTAGGACATCACAACACATGCCCTGTCATCGAGTTCCAGTACAG ACAAGGCCAGTTTCTGAATGTGCGAGCAGAGAAGACCAGCGAGAACACATTCTACCATGCTTTGAGTGCTTCCCTACGTAGATCTGGTGTCAAGATGGTGGACTACTGTTGTGCAGAGAGCGTCATAGTGGATCAGATTGAGTCTG GCAAGAGTAGCTCCACACCATGCTACCATGTGTTTGTGGAACTGGAGAAAGGGGAGACAACTAACATACAGATCCCA ATTGATGAGGAATTGAAAAGCATATCATACATTTACGCGTCGTTCCGTCGTAAAGGAAGCATAAGTCCAATCAAGGTGTACATCGTAAGACCGGGAACTTTTACAGAGCTGCGTACCTACATGATCGAGAACACGACTGGCTCACCCAATCAGTACAAAGTTCCACGAGTCCTTCGTAAACCAGACGCCGTTAAGTTTCTCATGGATAGAGTGGACAGTTGCCTATTGTGA